A window from Triplophysa dalaica isolate WHDGS20190420 chromosome 3, ASM1584641v1, whole genome shotgun sequence encodes these proteins:
- the cntnap2b gene encoding contactin-associated protein-like 2b encodes MLRIVGPQMPLILWIFNVNVKLSSAAQRCEEVLASPLPYSAFTSSSVLAADFGAGYAKLNRRLGNGGWSPRDSDHHQWLQVDLKARKQITAVATQGRYSSSDWTKHYRLLYSDTGSNWNPYQQDGNIWTFSGNWNSERAVRHELQHPLVARYMRFLPLDWSEEGKIGLRVEIYGCSYWADVINFDGEGVISYRFRHKKLKTLKDVISLKFKTTKGDGILLHGEGQQGDYITLELHRAKLQLHVNLGSNQYGSIRGHTSVSSGSLLDDDHWHSVLIERYRRSVNFTLDHHTQSFRTNGEFDHLDLDYEITFGGMPLSAKPSSGGRENYFGCMGAIHYSGDNITNLARRRKVDTTSFRNLTFSCAESHTFPAFFNSTSTLQLPGRTDADTVSVRLRFRTWNPSGLLFFTPLMPGGVEVSLVEGKVTVHIYIALEKNTRVDISSGSGLNDGQWHSVHFLALESIAMLTINGDEMSTVRAALPIQIRTGGDYFFGGYFPWTALSPSQRSFQGCMQLIHVDDQLVDLRSVEQGMLGSFENVSLDMCALIDRCEPNRCEHGGKCSQTGNMFKCACHGTGYTGATCHNSVYEQSCEEYKHMGRPSDTYWIDPDGSGPIEPFRVICDMTGDKVWTTIVNDLPPQSLVSAASGPEEKTVINLNYSMSAEQVNAVTGISELCEQLVAFTCYKSRLLNLPDGSSSTWWVGQGNEKHFYWGGSGPGVQKCACGIERNCTDPKYYCNCDADLRQWKEDAGLLLYKDNLPVNQVVVGDTHRSGSEAKLTVGPLRCQGDRHYWNAASFNTPTSYLHFPSIQGETSIDISFYFKTSSSQGVFLENLGNPDFIHLELKSVTTVSFSFDVGNGPVELTVRSPTPLNDDQWHRVEVERNTKEAVLRLDKTYREARSAPPQGHTRLELFSQLFVGASGGQRGFLGCIRSLKINGMTFDLEVRAKVTPGVKPGCSGDCTSYGMNCKNGGKCLEKYNDYTCDCSLTAFDGRFCNDDVGGYFESGTLVRYDLMSDSSSSFAVKDVREASEVLSAVGNLTREELFFSFSTSHTPSVLIYISSKTQDYMAVVLRHNGTLQIRYNLGGLREPFTINLNNRNMANGQPHNVNITRHDRLILLQLDHYPTVRYSLPEASETEFNLVKTIFLGKVFETGQIDPVLIERYNTPGFVGCLSRVQFNRIAPLKAALRTGVPSTASVQGVLVESNCGASPHTVPPMSAAFDPWHPNSAGAQFPFNEERIGRDGVNRDSAIIGGIIAVVIFTILCTLVFLVRHLFRHKGSYHTNEAKGAESADCADAAIIVNDPAFTETIDESKKEWFI; translated from the exons AGAGATGCGAGGAGGTCTTGGCCTCACCGCTTCCATACAGCGCCTTCACCAGCTCCTCTGTGTTGGCGGCTGACTTTGGCGCTGGCTATGCCAAACTCAACAGGAGATTAG GCAACGGAGGCTGGTCACCGCGCGACTCTGACCATCATCAGTGGCTGCAGGTGGATCTCAAGGCCAGGAAACAGATCACTGCCGTGGCAACGCAGGGCAGATATAGCAGCTCTGATTGGACGAAACATTACAGGTTGCTTTACAGTGACACAGGAAGTAATTGGAATCCTTATCAGCAGGATGGCAACATATGG ACATTTTCAGGGAACTGGAATTCAGAGCGAGCCGTGCGCCATGAACTTCAGCATCCGTTGGTGGCTCGATACATGCGCTTCCTCCCGCTGGACTGGAGTGAGGAGGGCAAAATTGGGCTGAGAGTGGAGATCTATGGTTGCTCTTACT GGGCGGATGTGATCAACTTTGACGGTGAGGGAGTGATTTCTTATCGATTCCGACACAAGAAGTTGAAAACTTTGAAGGATGTGATCTCACTGAAGTTTAAGACCACTAAAGGAGATGGCATTCTGCTGCACGGAGAGGGACAGCAGGGAGATTATATTACTCTAGAGCTGCACAGAGCCAAACTACAGCTGCATGTCAACCTGG GCAGTAATCAGTACGGCTCTATTCGGGGTCACACATCGGTGTCTAGTGGAAGTCTGCTGGATGATGATCACTGGCACTCGGTACTGATCGAACGCTACAGACGCAGCGTCAACTTCACCCTCGATCATCACACGCAGAGCTTCCGCACCAACGGAGAGTTCGACCACCTGGACCTCGACTATGaa ATAACGTTCGGAGGGATGCCGTTGTCTGCCAAGCCCAGCTCAGGAGGGAGAGAAAACTACTTTGGCTGCATGGGGGCCATTCATTACAGCGGTGACAACATTACCAACCTCGCTCGCAGGAGGAAAGTGGACACCACCAGCTTT CGTAACCTGACGTTCTCCTGTGCGGAATCACACACCTTCCCGGCGTTCTTTAACTCCACCAGCACATTGCAGCTTCCAGGTCGTACTGACGCAGACACAGTGTCGGTCAGGCTGCGGTTCCGCACGTGGAACCCCAGCGGTCTTCTCTTCTTTACCCCGCTCATGCCCGGTGGAGTGGAGGTCAGTCTGGTGGAGGGTAAAGTCACCGTCCACATCTACATCGCGCTGGAGAAGAACACGCGAGTGGACATCTCCTCAG GTTCTGGTCTAAATGACGGTCAGTGGCACAGCGTTCACTTCCTGGCGCTGGAGAGCATTGCCATGTTGACCATCAACGGTGATGAGATGTCTACTGTGAGAGCCGCCCTCCCCATTCAAATCAGGACGGGCGGAGATTATTTTTTCGGAG GATATTTCCCATGGACGGCTCTCTCTCCGTCACAGCGCTCCTTCCAAGGGTGCATGCAGCTCATACATGTGGATGACCAGTTGGTCGACCTTCGCTCTGTGGAGCAAGGCATGCTTGGTAGTTTTGAGAATGTCAGTCTGGACATGTGTGCTCTTATTGACAG GTGTGAGCCAAACCGCTGTGAGCACGGAGGCAAATGTTCTCAGACtggaaacatgtttaaatgtgcCTGTCATGGAACTGGATACACTGGTGCCACCTGCCACAACT CCGTGTATGAACAGTCCTGTGAGGAGTACAAACATATGGGCCGGCCTTCAGACACGTACTGGATCGATCCAGACGGCAGCGGACCCATCGAGCCCTTCAGAGTCATCTGTGATATGACAG gaGACAAGGTCTGGACAACGATTGTGAATGATTTGCCGCCTCAGAGTCTGGTGAGCGCAGCTTCCGGTCCTGAAGAGAAGACTGTAATAAATCTCAATTACAGCATGTCTGCTGAGCAG GTGAACGCTGTCACCGGAATCTCTGAGCTCTGTGAACAGCTTGTGGCGTTCACGTGCTACAAATCACGCCTGCTCAACTTGCCAG ATGGTTCTTCATCCACGTGGTGGGTCGGCCAGGGAAACGAGAAGCACTTTTATTGGGGCGGCTCAGGACCGGGCGTGCAGAAATGTGCGTGTGGGATCGAACGCAACTGCACAGACCCCAAATACTACTGTAACTGTGATGCGGATCTGAGACAATG GAAAGAGGATGCAGGTCTGTTACTGTATAAGGATAATCTGCCTGTCAATCAAGTGGTTGTTGGAGATACACATCGCTCGGGATCAGAAGCCAAACTCACTGTCGGACCACTTCGATGCCAAGGAGACC GTCACTACTGGAACGCAGCGTCCTTCAATACACCTACATCCTATCTGCATTTTCCGTCCATCCAAGGCGAGACCAGCATCGACATTTCCTTCTACTTCAAGACGTCTTCCTCACAAGGTGTCTTTCTGGAAAACCTGGGCAATCCCGACTTCATTCACTTAGAACTAAAAT CTGTTACCACGGTGTCGTTCTCCTTTGATGTGGGCAATGGACCGGTAGAGTTGACCGTTCGCTCGCCCACACCTCTCAATGATGACCAGTGGCACAGGGTGGAGGTGGAGCGGAATACTAAGGAGGCTGTTTTGCGATTGGATAAGACGTACAGGGAGGCACGGTCGGCCCCGCCTCAAGGCCACACCCGCCTGGAGCTCTTCAGTCAGCTGTTTGTGG GGGCTTCAGGGGGACAGAGAGGTTTTCTGGGCTGCATTCGTTCTCTGAAGATCAACGGCATGACATTTGACCTTGAGGTGAGGGCAAAGGTCACTCCCGGTGTGAAGCCAGGCTGCTCGGGTGATTGCACCAGCTATGGGATGAACTGTAAGAATGGAGGAAAATGTCTGGAGAAATATAACGACTACACCTGCGACTGCAGTCTGACTGCCTTTGACGGACGTTTCTGCAATGATG ATGTTGGTGGCTACTTTGAAAGCGGGACTCTGGTGCGATATGACCTCATGTCAGACAGCAGTTCTTCTTTTGCCGTTAAGGATGTGAGAGAAGCTTCTGAAGTTCTGAGCGCTGTTGGTAATCTCACCCGTGAGGAGCTATTCTTTAGTTTCAGTACATCTCACACGCCCTCTGTCCTCATCTACATCAGCTCCAAGACACAGGATTACATGGCCGTGGTTCTGCGGCATAACG GTACACTACAGATTCGCTATAATCTGGGTGGATTGAGGGAGCCGTTCACGATCAACCTTAATAATCGCAACATGGCTAACGGACAACCCCATAATGTCAACATCACACGACACGACAGACTCATTCTGCTCCAG TTGGATCACTATCCCACAGTTAGATACTCCCTTCCTGAAGCATCGGAAACAGAGTTTAACCTCGTCAAGACAATTTTCTTAGGAAAGGTTTTTG aaACGGGTCAGATTGATCCAGTTTTGATCGAGCGTTATAACACCCCAGGCTTCGTGGGCTGTCTCTCCAGAGTACAGTTTAATCGCATCGCCCCGCTGAAGGCCGCCCTGAGGACAGGCGTTCCCTCCACGGCCTCTGTACAGGGAGTCCTCGTGGAGTCAAACTGCGGAGCGTCTCCCCACACAGTTCCACCCATGTCTGCAGCCTTTGACCCCTGGCACCCGAATTCAG CTGGTGCCCAGTTCCCATTCAACGAGGAACGAATAGGCCGTGACGGAGTCAACAGAGATTCTGCAATAATTGGAG GTATCATCGCAGTTGTGATTTTTACCATCCTCTGCACGCTGGTGTTCCTGGTCCGTCATTTGTTCCGTCACAAGGGCTCCTACCACACCAACGAAGCCAAAGGGGCGGAGTCTGCCGACTGCGCTGATGCAGCCATCATTGTGAATGACCCAGCCTTCACAGAGACCATTGACGAGAGCAAGAAGGAGTGGTTCATTTAG